In Myxococcota bacterium, the DNA window TTCATTCTCGCAGTCTGCTCGATGGGGTACTACGGACTCTCGTTCGTCCCGCCGGGAATCATCCTCTTTGGCCTTGCGATCCTCTATGCGGGGAAGGACATGCCTCAGCTCGAGGCCTTTGCGCCCAGCGACGCAACCGAGTCGACTCCCCGCTTCGACCACGTCCGGGCATGGGGCGGAGCGTGGGTGGCCCTCAACCTGTACTTGATGCTCGGCGCGTTGGCCTATGGGGTCTGGAAAGCGTCGTAGAGAATGGCGCCCGTCACACTCTGCATCGTGTCCGTACTCGGGCTGCTGGTCGCCGAGCGAAAGGATCATGCCTGGGGACGGGCCGTGTTCAAGCTCTCTGCGTCCTCGGCGTTCGTCTGGGCGGGGGTGTCGTGGGGAGCGCTCGATTCGGGCTTCGGGCAGTGGATCCTCGCCGGGCTCTTGCTGTGCTGGCTCGGGGATGCCTTCCTGTTGGCCTCGGGCCAGAGCCTCGGGTTCGGGCTCGGCATCGGCGCGTTCCTGGGCGGCCATCTGTCCTATGCGGTTGCGTGCACACGGCTCCCCCTCGACGCGGGCGCGCTGGCCGTCGTCGGACTGGCGCTGGCCGTAGCGGCGACGCTCACCTTGCGACGGATGGGCCCCCACCTTCCTCGCGAGTTCCGGGTTCCCGTCGTCCTCTACGTCGTGGTGATCTCTGCGATGTGCGCGCTCGCCTGCGCGGCCGCGGCGCTGGGCGCGCCGCCGCTGCTCGGCGTGGGAGCGATCGGGTTCGCGGTGTCGGATCTGTCCGTGGCGCGCGACCGGTTCATCGCCGAGAGCTTCTGGAACGGTGCGTGGGGACTGCCCGCCTACTTCTTGTCGCAGCTGGCGCTCGCGTCGACGGTCGCCGCCGTTTGAAGGCCGAGGAGAGTCGGCCCCTCGGAGCTTGCGTGCGCCGAGAGCGGAACGGAGAACCACGCGCACCGAACCTCGCTCTGCCATACTGATTCGGTGCGCTCAGCCGACGGTGGCACGGTGCCCCGGCAGCGGAACGCCCGATCCGTTCGGTGGCCTCCAGATCGTTTCAATGACACTTCCTCAGCTCGCCCTCTCAGGCCTCGTCACCTGCTCCATCGCCTTCGGCTGCGCGGGACCATCGGGCCCATCCATTCAACTCGACCCAGAGCTCCGGTCGCGTTCCCTGGACGACCGACTCCAGTTCCGATCGGCATTGGAGGCGTCCTGCAGCCAGATGGCCGAGGTCGACATGGTCATCGCGCAAGCCATCTCGATCGGTGCGCCGGTCTACAACGCCGGCTCTCCCCTCGGTTGCTACCGAATCTACGAGGGCGCGGCCTACAAGCTCCTGTTCATGCTGGACCGCAGCTGCCCAGACCTCACCGCGTTCGTTCGCGCGAGCCTCGCCCAGGCCGAGGCCGACGCGGCGATCGATCGCAAGGCGTGGACGATGCGACGCACTTTCGACACGATTCTGGGCGAACCAACGAGCACAGCCCCTCTCGTTTCGCCAACGTTCTAGAGCGTCCCGCGCCCGCCAGGCGACCGGATCGGAGAATCCTCATGCAACGTGCTTGTCTCACACTCGTGGCGCTCCTCGTCGCGGGAGCCGTGTCCGCGGAGGATCCCGAACCGGGGGTCGCTCCCAGCATCACCCCGAACGAGCTACACGCCCAAAGCGTGAGTGGCAGCGCGCCCGTGATCGTGGACGTGCGGACGCCTGAGGAGTTCGCCTCGTCGCATATCGCCGGAGCGATCAACATCCCGTTCGACGAGGTCGCCGAGAGAATCGAGGAGATCGATGCTCCCGAGGGCGTCGCGCTCTATTGCATGGTGGGTCCGCGTGCGCGCAAAGGAGAGTCGGTGCTTCTCGCTGCGGGATACGACAAGGTGTTCCACATCGAGGGAGGTCTCGCCGCGTGGCAGGCGGCCGGACTTCCCGTCACGAACGCGCCCTAGGTGCGTCGGCTGCCTGACGAGGCGGTGCGAACGACTGGGCAACCGCGGTCCCGCTTCGGCTTCTGGCATACTGGGCCCGCGCGTGTCTCACGGCGGCAGGGTGCGCCGGCAGCGGAGCGGCTGGTCCCGGAGGTCTCATGCGAGGAATCGTCGGCATCGTGGGGATCGCTCTCGTGCTCCTGGTGATCGTGATCGTCGTGGACATCGTGGTGCGACCGACCCCCGTCGCAGGAACCTGCGCCCTCGACCGCCAGCTGCTTCTGCCGGACGCCTGCGCCGGAAACTGCGAGCCTGGGGACGACTGTCTGGCCCTGACGACGCGGCCCTACCTCGGCTTCCTCGTCCAGGCCGCCTCTTGCGTGGATCTCTGCTCGATCACGGTCGAGTAGCGAGCCGACACACGGGTGAGGAGCCCGAACTCGACCCGCGGCCCGGGGGCGGTGCCGGCCCAGGTCGGCTTCTGGCATAATTGGGGAGCGTGCTCAGCCGCTGGCGGCAGGGAGCCCCGGCGACTGAACGCCTGACCCACTAGGCAGCCGGTTCCGAGCATGCTCGCCACACTGCCCCAGCGCCTCTGGTCCGCCGCCTTCGACGGGCTCTTCTACGTCGGCTGGTTCGCCTTCGTGGCCTTCGTCCAGCCGTGGCCGGACGCGCTCCACGGCGCCCTCAAGGCCTTGATCTGGTTCACCCCTCCCCTCCTCGTCGAGCCCCTCTGCGTCTGGCTCGTGGGCGGAACTGCGGGCCAGCGGCTGGTGGGGCTGCGCGTCCGGAGCACCGACGAAAACGCACTCTCCTTGCTGCGGCTGGTGGCCCGCCACTTCTCCAAGGCCGCTCTGCTCGGGGTGTCCGTGTTCTACCTGCCCTTCTCGAAGGGAAAGCAGGCCCTCCACGACGCGATCTTTGGCACCTATGTCGTCGCCGAACCCGTGGCCGCGGACTTCGCGTTCCCGCCGCCAGAACCGATCCACTGGGGGCCCTTCTTCGGGGCGCTTCCGGCCGCGTGGGTCGCTTCCGTTCTCGCCGCGATCCCGCTCCTGCTCCTCCTCGGGCTCGTGACCGCGTTCACGACGAGTGCCATGCTCGAGGACGTCTTGGACTTCGCCACCTCCGTCGTCATGTCCCTCGTCTTCATGGTCACGATGATCCGGCGGGGGCGAAAGAGCCTTGCCGAGACGGCCGCCTCGTCGTGAAGCCTCATGGGTGAGAAGACGCCGCGCTACGCAGAGCAGAACTCCTCGCAATCGCTGCGGGAGGGCCTCGCCGAGTACTACGCGCGCAACCCCGACATCCTCGACCCGGCAGAGCTTCCCGCCGGCGCAGAAGCGCTCTTCCGCCAACACGACGCCGGTCACGTCGTGTTCGGGTGCGACACCTCGCTCCGCGGCGAAACCCTCATCGATACCTGGACCCTCGTCGGGTCGACGCTGGGCGTGCGTGGCTACCTCGAGTACCTGAAGCAACCCCAGGTGAATCAGATCTTCTCGGACGCCGGATACGGGCGAATCGCGATGGAGTCGCTGCGTTGCCTTCCGGATGTCGTGCGCGTACTGGTGCGAAGTCGCCGCCTCTCCTCACGCTGGCCCTGGGAAGCGTATGATGACCACCTGGATCGGCCGCTCGACGAGATTCGCCGGGAGTTCAACATCCATGTGGTCTGAGAGTTCTCCTGGCCAGCGCCGCGTGCGCCGGGTGGCCACGTGATCACGGACACGATGCACGTGATCGCGGTTCCCGATCTGGCCGCATCGGCGACCTTCTATCGTACCGTCCTCGGCTTCGAGATCGAAGAAGCGGGTGACCCGGGCTGGCGTTTCTTCGTCAAGGACCGCTGCCGCATCATGGCGGGCGAGTGCCCCGATGCGCTGCCGCCAGAGCGCACCGGCGACCATTCCTACTTCGCCTACCTCACGGTCGAGGGAGTCGATCGGTATCACGACCAAGCGACCCAGGCGGGTGCGGAGATCGTCAAGGATCTCCGGGACGAACCCTGGGGCATGCGCGAATTCGGTCTTCGTACGGTCGACGGGCACCGGATCATGATCGGGAGCCCGATGCACGCGGGAGCGTAACCCGGCGCCGACTCACCTTCGGAGAACCCAGCTTTGCCCCGGATCACCACAGCAGCCCCCCAGTTCCTCGTCGAGAACCTCGAAACGGCGATCTCGTTCTACGAGGGGCGTCTCGGCTTCGCCACGGACTTCGTCTACGACGACTTCTACGCGAGCGTCTCGCGAGACGGGGCCTGCATCCATCTGAAGTGCGCTCCGAAGCTGGAAGCCGAGCGTCACCACCGGAAGGCCGAAGAACACCTGGACGCCTTCATCGACGTCACGGAAGTACAGGCGCTCGAAGAAGAGCTCGCCCGCCGCGGCGCCCCGATCGTCAAGCCCCTCGAAACGCGCCCTTGGGGCGTGCGGGACTTCTACGTCGAGGATCCGGACAGCTACATCCTCTGCTTCTCGGAACGCGCCTAGCGATCCTAACCCATGCGGGCCCCTTGCCCGGGTCCGCGGCGCGCCATCGCCGGGCCCGCTACCGGTCTGAGCAAAAAGAAGGATCCGATGGAAGACCCGGACGAGTTCTACCTGCGGCCGATCCTGTGCGTCCGCGATGTCACGGCGAGTGCCGATTACTTCTGTGAAAAGCTCGGGTTCGAGCGCCGCTGGCAATCGCCCGAAGACCAGCCGGTGATCGCCCAGGTCAGTCGCCGCGGACTCGATCTCATTCTCGATTCCGGGAGTTCGATCCCGCGGGCCGGGCGTCCGTCGGTGCTCAGCTTGTCACTCCACGACGAGGCCGGCCTCGGCGCTCTCTACGAGGAATGTGAGCGCCGCGGCGCCCGTACGAACGGCCCGCCCTTCGAGGTGCACTGGCAGCCTGGCGTCTTCCAACTCGAGGTGACGGATCTCGATGGCAACATGCTCGTGTTCTGGGGCGACGCGCCGCGGTAGCGCCAAGCCGACTCGGCGCTCTGGCATACTGGTTGCATTCACTCAGCTCGAGGCAACGCGTCGCCCCGAATCCTGGGCGATCCACCGACCGGGCGTCGCATGTCGAAGAAGCGCGAAACGGGGCGAGACCCCACCGAGAAAGCCCTTCGCGAGGCAGACCGGATCCAACGGCTTCCCCGCGAGAGCCAACGGGGGCACCCCAGCGCAGTCCCCGCCGATCCAGCGAAGCTGGATCACATCAACACCTACGGGAGCCTGCCCGAGTTCTACATCGACCTTCCCTTCACGTGTCGGCAGTGCGGCAAACGTGAGATCTGGAAGGCGCGTGACCAGAAGTGGTACTACGAGGAGGCGAAAGGCCACATCGACGCCACCGCAGTCGCGTGTCACGCCTGCCGGACCGAGGAGCGCTAGAGCTCCCACCTGCGAGGTCCCCATGAGGCTACTCGCCTTCCTGTTCTGCGCCGTCGTCGTCGCCATGGGCGCCGTCGGCCTCTTCGCGCCGGCGCGCATCGTCGCGTTCGCACGGCGCTTTCAGTCACAGCAGGGTCTGTATCTGGCTGCGGCCATCCGGCTCGCCTTCGGCGGCGCCCTGGTTCTCGTCGCACCCGAGGCGCGCCTGCCGAACGTGGTTTTCGGGCTCGGCGTCTTCCTCATCGCGGCGGGTGTCATCACGCCGTTCTTCGGCCCGGACCGCTTCGGCCGGATCCTCGACTGGTGGGCCGGGCGCAGCGAGGGGTGGATCCGGGCGTGGTGCGTCTTCGCCCTGCTCTTCGGACTCGCAGTGGCCCGCGCGGTCGGTTTCGAGACCGGGTAGCGAGTCGGCCCCCTGCATGAACTGCCCTTCCTGTCACTCGAGAATGGCCACGGTCGCCTGGCAGTCGCTGGAACTCGACCAGTGCGAGGCCTGCGGGGCGCTCTGGTTCGACGCGAAGGAATTCGGGACGTACCTGCGCTCGCCCCCTGAGTACGTTTCGACGCCGGCCAGCGCGCCCGAGCCAGCAAATCCGACGCTTCGCTGTCCCCACTGCATCCATGTCCCGCTCGAGCCTCGGGAACAACGCGGAGCCACTGCCCACGCGTGCGGCGAGTGCAAGGGCGTGTTCCTCCTGCCGTTCGACCTCAACCTGATTCTCAACGGTCGGCGCGGCCATGGCGCTGACAACGGAGTCCTGGACGTACTGGACGTCGGCAGCGACGCCATCGGACTGATCCTGGAGTGGCTCGCCGCGCTGCTGCTGGACTAGCAGCGCTCCCGACCCGGTGGTTCTGCCGTACCCTCACAAGACGCGAAGGCGAGCAGGCTGAAATCAATCTGTATCGGAGCAAACCAACCGATGGCCGAGAAGAAGTCGGACGACCACTACGTCGACGTTCCCGAGGGCATCACGCCGAAAGAGATGAAAGGCCTGGTCGAGCGAGCCGCCGAGGCCGCGGGGCTCTACGTCTCGCACATCGGATCGTACTCGCGGACGAAGTACCCGAACTCGGTGCATTGGCACTTAAAGCGCGACCCGAAGGAGCGGGGCCTGCTCGACGCGACGTTCTGGGACGTTCGCTCGCTCTTCTGGCTGATGATCCGCCACCGCGAACCCCAGTGGGTGCACGAAACGGTCCCGAAGCTCCTCGCCGCACTCAAACGCGAAGTCGCGGCGCTCCCCTGAGCGCGGAGACGCAGAACAATGCAAAGACGCGTCGGCGCCAACCGTTGAAACCCGAGCGTACAGACTTTCAGCTCCCCCATGACAGGGGCATGCGCCGCCCGGTCTATCGAGACGGACCCGAGCTGGGGCCTTTCGTCCTCGGCGTTCTGACCGCGCTCGCTGTGCTCGGGAGCGTCTTCTTCGGAGATCTAGGCGATACCTACACGCTAAACGCCAGCTGGCTCTTCGCGTATGGAAGTGCTCCCGGGGCTCTGGTCGGCTTCGTCGTGGGGCGTGGCCTGGTACCCGAAGGCACGCCAAGTCGAAGGGGGGCGATCGCGACACTCGGGCTCGCTTTCGGTGTTCTCTCGGGCTCGGCGGCGATCCATTGGAACGCGTTCGGCCCACAGCCAGCACCCGCCCTCGTCTCCCTGGCCGTCGAGGACATCGAGTACACGCGGGGTGGATACAACCGTGTCCCGTCGTACAGGATCCTCCTGTGTTGGCACGGCGAATCGCGCTGGCGCGGCGTCTCGAAGGAGCTCTACCGACGCATGCAGGCGCCGCGCCTCGTCGACGTCCTCCAGGGCCCCGGCGCACTCGGTTTCCCCCACATCCTGGAGTTCGGCGAGACCCGGCTCCCGAACGGTGCGGCCCAACTGACGGGGCAGGAACGCGGCCCCACGGGCGCGGGCATCCTCCCGCCCTGTGGTGCGTCTTCTGAAGAGTCGTCACCCTAGCCGCGACGGCGGACCCAGCCGCAGGGCCCGGAGGACGCTCGGACGGTGCAGATCCCCATCGCCCTACTCCTGGACTTTGGCGTGCTCATCGGCGCGGTCGTTCTGAGCTTCGTGACCGCCGGTTTCATCGACGCCCGGCTCAGTGCCCACCACCCCGCGGAGAAGGATCGCCTGGGCGCCCCTTTCCTCTTCAACGCGGGTACGGCGGAAACGCGAAGCCATCAGGGCGCATGGCTGCGATTCGTGCTCTGGCAGCATCTCTCGAAGCGCGATTTCGCTCTCTCGGCCCTCTGCCTGGCAAACGTCGGGCTGTACGGGGTGATCGTGTCCCTCATCCTCGGCCTCTGGTCCCCCGCCGCGCACTTCCTCTAGCGAGACTCGCTCGGGCTCGATCAGATGCACTAGAGTCCGCCTCGGAAGCGTTTCTGGTGCTGGTGCCCGGCTCGGACTTCAAATCCGATGGGGAGCGCGGCGACGCGTTCCCGGCGGGTTCGATTCCCGTCCGCTTCCGCCACCCCGCGCCCGCCCTCGCGGCCGGCCCTTCGGAGCCCTCTCCCATGCGCCTCGCCGCTCTGCTCGTCGCCTCGCTCTGCTTCGCCGCCTGCACCCAGGAGAGCCAGAACCAGATCGGGCGCGCCGTGCAGAACTGGACCGGCACCGACGGCGTCCTCGAGATCTACGCGGGCGAGAAGCTCGTGAAGCGCTTCCTCGAGATCGACAAGCTCACCACGGCGGCCGGCACGTCGAGCGGCGAAGCCCGCCCCTACCGCTTCGGCTACGGCGTCCTCGACGCCAATTTCAACGGCCGCGTCGACCCGGGTGAGAAGAAGGTCTACTTCGAGTTCAGCGACTACTCGACGTCCTACGTCTTCCACGAAGCCACGAACTAGAGCCACACGCCGCGGCGCCGGCGACTACCCCTCGGCCGATCCCTTCGGCGGCGCCACGAACGGGTAGAGATGCTGGGCGAGGAAGCTCTTCGGGAGCGGCTTCCCCACCACGCCGTAGCGCTCGGGCCAGCGCCCGGGGTTGTCGACGTGGGTGCCGAAGAGCATGTCGAGCACGGGCAGGTTCGCCGCGTAGTTGCGGTCGATCGCCTCGGCGTCCGCCGCATGGTGCCAGTGGTGGAAGTGGGGCGTGACGAACAGGTATCGCAGGGGCCCGAAGTTCCAGCCGACGTTCGAGTGGATCAGCACCCCCTGGATGCTGACCCACACGACGTAACCGTTGATGGCCGCCTCGCTGAAGCCCAGCAGGAAGAGCGGCAGGATCACCGTCGACCGCGTGAAGAGCACCTCGGCGAAGTGGATCCGCGACCCCGACAGCCAGTCCATCTCGGCCGGGCAGTGGTGGACGGCGTGGAAGTTCCAGAGCCGGGGGTGTTCGTGCATCAGCCGATGACCCCAGTACTGGGCGAAGTCGGCCGCGAAGAGCACCTCGATGAACTGGAGCCAGACCGGCTGGGAACGCACCAGATTCTGGAGCCCATCGTGAACGGCCCAGCCGAAGAGACCTTCGGAGAAGAACGTGGTCACCAGCAGGATCACGCTCACCATCAGGTGGTTGAAGACGTAGTAGACGAGGTCGAGCTTCCACTCCTTGCGAAGCGTCAGCTGCTCGGGGCGGTGTGGCCAGAGCCGCTCGATGAAGACGAACACCACGGTGTTGGCGACCAGCGCGAGCACCAGCCAGTCGAAGCCGAACGACACCATGGGCTGATCGAAGTCGTCGATCTCGACGCCGGTGCCACCCAGCCACTGGGCGGCGAGGGTGAGACCGATACCGATCGCGCCCAGCCGCTTCGCCCGCCACAGGAAGAACGTGACCGAACCGAACACCACCGAGAGCACCATCGCGGCGCCCAGCACCTGGCGCAGCAGGTCGATGTCGTAGCCCGCGCGCAGCTCGGGCGTGGTCAGGTACTCGGGGAAGTGGAAGCAGAGCACCCCCAAGAGACTCGACGCACCGAGGAAGATCGCGATCGCACCGCTGATCTTCCCTTCTCCCACCTCGAGGGGGACTTCTTCGGTGCGAGAAACGCGCTCGCCGCCTGCCCGGTCATCCATCCGTGGATCCTCCCATCCCCAAGACCCAGATCATCGCGTGCATCGGCGCGTCCGGCACGCGAGCTGAGGGGGCCCCGATCCCAGAGGTTCGGCGAGATGCACACGCCCTGCACCCCCGTTGCCGGTCGCTGTTGCGACCGACACGATAACCGGTCACATCCGTTCAAGTACGGAGGCACGCGCACCCGATAGGCAACGCGAGGGGCGCGGCGCAATGCCGCCGCAACTCTGTTTCCCGGTCGATCGAGAGGCCCCGCCTCTCGTCCCCTCGGCCGGCACGGGAGATGCGATGTCGGACGAACGATTCCGCCTGGTGTTCCGCGGTGAGACCTTCGAGGGAACGAGCCCCGAGCAGGCCCGCAAGAACCTGGCCGCCCAGTTCAAGAAGGCGCCGGAGGACTTCGTCCGGATCTTCAGCGGCAAGGCGTTCTCGCTGGTCTCGAACCTCGACGGCGAGACCGCGTCGCGCCACATGGAGCGCTTCGCCGCGATGGGCCTCGTGGTCTACCGGGAGCCTCACGCCACGGAGGCCGGCGGAGCCGCGGCTCCGGCGCCGACGCCCACACCGGAACCGACGCCCTCCCCTGCACCCGCGCAGCGGGCGCCCGCCGAAGCGGCGGCCCCCGCCATGACGGACTCCGTAGCGCCGGTGGACGCCGATACCGAACCGATCTATGAAACCGACACCGCCCCGAGCGCGCAGGTCGCCGTCGAAGCGACCAGAGAAACCCCTCTCGCCATCGCCCCCGAAGAACGCGGAAACCCGCCGCCGACCACGCTCCGCCAGCGGCTCCGCTATCGCTTCGACACCTTCATGGCGAAGGGCGGCAGCTCGAGCTTCAAGGCGCTCCTGGTCGCCTTCCTCGGCGGCTTCGCGCTGATCGGCCTCGCCCGCGGTGCCTTCCAGTGGATGTCACCCGAGGCCGGTCTCCAGTACGGCGAGCTCGACTTCTGGGGCAACCTCTACATCTCGTTCCTGCAGCTGACCGACCCGGGCAACATGGCCCAGGACATCCAGTCCGCGCCGGGCTACAAGGCTTTCGCCGTCGTCGCCGGCATGACGGGTGTCATCCTGCTCTCGGCCCTGATCGCGTTCATCACGACGAGCCTCGACCAGAAGCTCGACGAGTTGAAGCGCGGCCACTCGAAGGTCATCGAGGCAGACCACACGCTGATCCTCGGCTGGAACGAGCAGCGCATCGTCGAGGTGCTGCGCGAACTCACCCTCGCCAACGAGAGCGAGAAGGACGCTTGCGTCGTGATCCTGGCCGATCGCGACAAGGAAGAGATGGACGACGTCCTCCGGCTGCGGGTGCCGGACACGAAGACCACCCGGGTGGTCACCCGCAGCGGCGCGGTCTCGACGGTCGCGAACCTCGATCTCGTCTCCATCGAGACCAGCAAGTCGGCGATCATCCTGGGCCTCTGCGACGACAACGCGAGTGCCGCCGAAAAGGCCGCCAGTGACGCGATGGTCATCCAGACGACCCTCGCGACCACCGCGAAGGCGCCCCAGGACGAGGACTTCTCGATCGTCGCCGAGATCTTCAACCCCACCCACCGCG includes these proteins:
- a CDS encoding lysoplasmalogenase family protein — protein: MAPVTLCIVSVLGLLVAERKDHAWGRAVFKLSASSAFVWAGVSWGALDSGFGQWILAGLLLCWLGDAFLLASGQSLGFGLGIGAFLGGHLSYAVACTRLPLDAGALAVVGLALAVAATLTLRRMGPHLPREFRVPVVLYVVVISAMCALACAAAALGAPPLLGVGAIGFAVSDLSVARDRFIAESFWNGAWGLPAYFLSQLALASTVAAV
- a CDS encoding rhodanese-like domain-containing protein, coding for MQRACLTLVALLVAGAVSAEDPEPGVAPSITPNELHAQSVSGSAPVIVDVRTPEEFASSHIAGAINIPFDEVAERIEEIDAPEGVALYCMVGPRARKGESVLLAAGYDKVFHIEGGLAAWQAAGLPVTNAP
- a CDS encoding RDD family protein; the protein is MLATLPQRLWSAAFDGLFYVGWFAFVAFVQPWPDALHGALKALIWFTPPLLVEPLCVWLVGGTAGQRLVGLRVRSTDENALSLLRLVARHFSKAALLGVSVFYLPFSKGKQALHDAIFGTYVVAEPVAADFAFPPPEPIHWGPFFGALPAAWVASVLAAIPLLLLLGLVTAFTTSAMLEDVLDFATSVVMSLVFMVTMIRRGRKSLAETAASS
- a CDS encoding VOC family protein, with the translated sequence MITDTMHVIAVPDLAASATFYRTVLGFEIEEAGDPGWRFFVKDRCRIMAGECPDALPPERTGDHSYFAYLTVEGVDRYHDQATQAGAEIVKDLRDEPWGMREFGLRTVDGHRIMIGSPMHAGA
- a CDS encoding VOC family protein, giving the protein MPRITTAAPQFLVENLETAISFYEGRLGFATDFVYDDFYASVSRDGACIHLKCAPKLEAERHHRKAEEHLDAFIDVTEVQALEEELARRGAPIVKPLETRPWGVRDFYVEDPDSYILCFSERA
- a CDS encoding VOC family protein yields the protein MEDPDEFYLRPILCVRDVTASADYFCEKLGFERRWQSPEDQPVIAQVSRRGLDLILDSGSSIPRAGRPSVLSLSLHDEAGLGALYEECERRGARTNGPPFEVHWQPGVFQLEVTDLDGNMLVFWGDAPR
- a CDS encoding zinc-ribbon domain containing protein, with the protein product MSKKRETGRDPTEKALREADRIQRLPRESQRGHPSAVPADPAKLDHINTYGSLPEFYIDLPFTCRQCGKREIWKARDQKWYYEEAKGHIDATAVACHACRTEER
- a CDS encoding zf-TFIIB domain-containing protein, which codes for MNCPSCHSRMATVAWQSLELDQCEACGALWFDAKEFGTYLRSPPEYVSTPASAPEPANPTLRCPHCIHVPLEPREQRGATAHACGECKGVFLLPFDLNLILNGRRGHGADNGVLDVLDVGSDAIGLILEWLAALLLD
- a CDS encoding sterol desaturase family protein → MDDRAGGERVSRTEEVPLEVGEGKISGAIAIFLGASSLLGVLCFHFPEYLTTPELRAGYDIDLLRQVLGAAMVLSVVFGSVTFFLWRAKRLGAIGIGLTLAAQWLGGTGVEIDDFDQPMVSFGFDWLVLALVANTVVFVFIERLWPHRPEQLTLRKEWKLDLVYYVFNHLMVSVILLVTTFFSEGLFGWAVHDGLQNLVRSQPVWLQFIEVLFAADFAQYWGHRLMHEHPRLWNFHAVHHCPAEMDWLSGSRIHFAEVLFTRSTVILPLFLLGFSEAAINGYVVWVSIQGVLIHSNVGWNFGPLRYLFVTPHFHHWHHAADAEAIDRNYAANLPVLDMLFGTHVDNPGRWPERYGVVGKPLPKSFLAQHLYPFVAPPKGSAEG